A region from the Oceanidesulfovibrio marinus genome encodes:
- a CDS encoding acyltransferase family protein, which translates to MNMTIHNLDTAARIPFITQLNGHGAIVQSLFVILSGAALMLVYGKREKSIHLGEYAKKRILSIYPLFWVTYIILFVFMTVYKGHTPFRGIHTWRYIYTVTAFDGWLLPIQQTPYMIGEWFLGFIIILYCLFPLLLAIYRRSPAGMMIFAFLVACIPALYEPARLGMSLYTSPMARLFEFAFGMLFIMHYEDGVSAKQGVVAAVLLALLYNVPNGPWNFPLNVVMGILWFSVISWVSRYLEKSAVIRNFFFWTSLYSYGAFLFHHYFLQFYLPRYGIAPQTLGGFFLYGMVLIIAIYGVGYLLTKLTGVLVKQILHMKPSRSRERLAGEG; encoded by the coding sequence TTGAATATGACCATCCATAACCTCGACACGGCGGCGAGGATTCCATTCATCACCCAGCTGAACGGTCATGGCGCCATCGTGCAGTCGCTCTTCGTGATTTTGTCCGGCGCCGCGCTCATGCTCGTGTATGGAAAGCGCGAAAAAAGCATCCACTTGGGTGAATATGCGAAGAAGCGTATTCTTTCAATTTATCCACTGTTTTGGGTTACATATATAATTCTTTTTGTCTTCATGACCGTATACAAGGGCCATACGCCCTTCAGAGGTATACACACGTGGCGCTACATCTATACGGTCACGGCCTTTGACGGTTGGCTTCTGCCCATTCAACAAACACCATACATGATCGGCGAGTGGTTTCTCGGCTTCATCATCATTCTGTACTGCCTTTTCCCGCTGCTGCTGGCGATCTACCGCCGGAGCCCGGCAGGCATGATGATCTTCGCCTTCCTGGTGGCCTGCATTCCCGCGCTGTACGAGCCGGCGCGCCTGGGTATGAGCCTGTATACCTCTCCCATGGCCCGGCTGTTCGAGTTCGCTTTCGGTATGCTGTTCATCATGCACTACGAGGACGGCGTGTCCGCCAAGCAGGGTGTGGTCGCTGCTGTTCTGCTCGCCCTTCTCTACAATGTTCCCAACGGGCCATGGAATTTTCCGCTGAACGTGGTCATGGGCATACTCTGGTTCTCGGTCATTTCCTGGGTCTCGCGCTATCTGGAAAAGAGCGCGGTTATCCGCAACTTCTTCTTCTGGACCAGTCTGTACTCGTACGGCGCGTTCCTCTTCCACCACTACTTCCTGCAGTTCTATCTCCCGCGGTACGGCATTGCACCGCAGACTCTGGGCGGCTTTTTCCTGTACGGCATGGTGCTCATCATAGCTATTTACGGCGTCGGCTACCTGCTCACCAAGCTGACAGGAGTGCTGGTGAAGCAGATTCTGCATATGAAGCCGTCCCGCTCCCGCGAGCGGCTGGCTGGAGAAGGATAG